A genome region from Bacteroidota bacterium includes the following:
- a CDS encoding Mut7-C RNAse domain-containing protein, whose protein sequence is MPANKATFRFYEELNDFFPAPYRKTAFTYWFDGSPTVKHAIELIGVPHVEVDLILVNGKSVDFSYKLKNNDYVSVYPVFEKLDISGATHLRERPLRNSRFILDVHLGKLVKYLRTLGFDSVYRKDYDDHEIIRIALAEHRIILTRDIGLLKVKTVTHGYWVRSQEPKEQVKDVLSYFDLYRFIDPFSRCVKCNGTLEAVEKDSIMDQLEPLTIKYYNDFYRCRDCGGIFWEGSHFRKMNEFVREVKKNFPC, encoded by the coding sequence ATGCCTGCAAATAAGGCTACTTTCAGGTTCTATGAAGAACTTAACGATTTTTTCCCTGCCCCCTATCGCAAAACTGCCTTTACCTATTGGTTTGACGGTAGTCCAACGGTTAAGCATGCCATTGAATTGATCGGTGTGCCTCATGTTGAGGTGGATCTGATTTTGGTAAACGGCAAATCTGTTGATTTCTCCTACAAACTGAAAAATAACGATTACGTTTCCGTTTATCCTGTGTTTGAGAAGTTGGATATTTCAGGTGCAACCCATCTGAGGGAACGTCCTTTACGAAATTCCCGGTTTATTTTGGATGTTCATTTAGGGAAACTGGTAAAATACCTGCGCACGCTTGGATTCGACTCAGTCTACAGGAAAGATTATGATGATCATGAAATAATCCGCATAGCGCTTGCCGAACATCGAATTATTCTAACCCGTGATATCGGCTTATTGAAAGTGAAGACAGTGACCCATGGTTACTGGGTCCGCAGCCAGGAACCCAAAGAGCAGGTAAAGGATGTATTATCATACTTTGATTTATATAGATTTATTGATCCCTTTAGCCGTTGTGTAAAATGCAACGGAACCCTGGAAGCTGTGGAAAAGGATAGCATCATGGACCAGCTGGAACCCCTGACCATAAAATATTATAATGATTTTTACCGCTGCCGCGATTGCGGGGGTATTTTTTGGGAAGGCTCACATTTTAGAAAGATGAATGAGTTTGTGA